Proteins from one Coffea arabica cultivar ET-39 chromosome 8c, Coffea Arabica ET-39 HiFi, whole genome shotgun sequence genomic window:
- the LOC113706522 gene encoding uncharacterized protein: MEMGYDYDEQNEKHQHHEAVDGLFNLFNKANNDLAMLHDRLDKEFKQIYPDNANPMKLVARIKKIQEEVSSLNEQCRELLAAKQDLIDKARVILVGNRSLLQRLQASTGVPVTDDSNDSAYTNFNQIIEEWTVQVRSRTGDEKQESGPEDINHLLFSAIVPGN; the protein is encoded by the exons ATGGAGATGGGGTATGATTATGATGAGCAGAATGAAAAACATCAGCACCATGAAGCAGTAGATGGGCTGTTCAATCTTTTCAATAAAGCCAACAATGATCTCGCCATGCTCCATGACAGACTTGACAAGGAGTTCAAGCAAATCTACCCCGATAAt GCAAACCCAATGAAGCTTGTGGCCAGAATCAAGAAAATTCAGGAGGAGGTATCATCCCTTAATGAGCAGTGTCGTGAACTTCTTGCAGCCAAGCAG GATTTAATTGACAAAGCCAGGGTAATCTTGGTTGGAAACAGGTCATTACTGCAGAGGCTTCAAGCGTCAACAGGGGTTCCAGTTACTGATGATTCTAATGATTCTGCATACACAAACTTCAATCAG ATAATTGAGGAGTGGACAGTTCAAGTGAGATCAAGAACAG GTGATGAGAAGCAGGAGTCAGGTCCTGAAGACATAAACCATCTGCTCTTCTCAGCAATCGTTCCAGGCAACTGa
- the LOC113706312 gene encoding uncharacterized protein gives MPEGHKTSAKQDTKDKETSEMDSDIAILEEVDFNDMDNRRKNVADDNSNEVATNSHENFDSKSHNLQQEEDNKRDNAGEEAQMATDNDIQADETDVQADNNVQANDDMQADDKFDDPDYTGQVEEDVLFDEALKIGQQFGVHKGAPEVGPSTSKDRRKKRASREGEAVDEVNICDEPDMFNVEDMQSEYETDCSRELKSESESEDEDGRKRNKKPKFSVFNEKTEMRSPRFKVGQRFSSVVIFRLAVRIQAIMEGRDVQFIKNDTYRVRVKCRGCEWQIFGSKMQGENTFQIKTLSKEHTCGRVFHNRNMTSKLATRLFVDEVRKTPSMTVQELMTRVTEELNVDFSLKQGYRTMKKVRDIIEGSHEKQYALLEDFCGELRRANPGSTVFVETDEDEDGIVRFKRLYMCLEPLKRGFLKGCRHWIGLDGCFLKDTYGGQLLTAVGMDGDNKMFPLALSVVRVENYDNWSWFLGLLVQDLEISDSSNWCVMTDKQKGLVQAVRDKMPQAEHRCCVQHLYTNFKQIHRGLALKERLWKCAKASYVTHWKVEMEQLGQESAAAHSWLDEKDPKTWCRAHFRCGLDCDILVNNMCESFNAVILKARSLPIISMLQTIYLYLLKRMERNREAMSKHEGLLCPAIFEILEKAKQEQCMCIASYAGTMKYQISCPFGEQYIVDMAAKTCSCRKWQLRGIPCGHAVAAINRRHEAPEKHVSNTYLKITYLQSYEPVLNPINGPNLWEHIDLPAMKSPTYRRFARRPKKMRKKASEEDRRDSCVNQTKPHKVSKVGTMMSCSRCKKYGHNKRGCPDKNKQTTEGTTTSSAKENSDIGDTGPSMQPSTNEACPSDVTVDILGVSTQQSHTGPSQNLDANQPKQGAQEPVTKKGRKCSFCRKHGHS, from the exons ATGCCTGAAGGCCACAAAACTTCTGCTAAGCaggatacaaaagataaagaaacatCTGAAATGGACAGTGACATAGCAATACTGGAAGAAGTTGACTTCAATGATATGGACAACAGAAGGAAAAATGTGGCTGATGACAACAGTAATGAAGTTGCTACAAACAGTCATGAGAATTTTGATTCCAAAAGTCATAATTTGCAACAAGAAGAGGACAACAAGAGAGATAATGCAGGGGAAGAAGCACAAATGGCAACTGATAATGATATCCAAGCTGATGAGACTGATGTGCAGGCTGATAATAATGTGCAGGCTAATGATGATATGCAGGCTGATGACAAGTTCGATGATCCAGATTATACGGGGCAAGTTGAGGAGGATGTTTTATTTGATGAAGCCTTAAAGATTGGACAACAATTTGGCGTGCATAAAGGAGCTCCTGAAGTTGGACCTTCTACCAGCAAAGACAGAAGAAAGAAGAGAGCAAGTAGGGAAGGAGAAGCTGTTGACGAAGTAAATATTTGTGATGAGCCTGACATGTTTAATGTGGAGGATATGCAGTCAGAATATGAAACAGATTGTTCTAGAGAGTTGAAGAGTGAGAGTGAATCCGAAGACGAAGATGGTCGTAAGAGAAATAAGAAGcctaaattttcagtttttaatgAGAAAACTGAAATGAGAAGTCCAAGATTTAAGGTAGGCCAGAGGTTTTCATCAGTTGTTATTTTTAGGTTGGCTGTTAGAATCCAGGCTATTATGGAGGGAAGGGATGTCCAATTCATAAAAAATGACACATATAGGGTACGGGTGAAATGCAGAGGCTGTGAATGGCAAATTTTTGGCTCAAAAATGCAAGGTGAAAACACTTTCCAGATCAAGACACTTAGCAAGGAGCACACCTGTGGACGTGTCTTCCATAATAGAAACATGACATCAAAACTAGCTACCAGGTTGTTTGTAGATGAGGTGAGAAAAACACCATCCATGACAGTCCAGGAGCTCATGACTAGGGTGACTGAAGAATTAAATGTAGATTTCAGTCTTAAACAAGGCTATAGGACAATGAAAAAAGTAAGAGACATAATTGAAGGCAGTCATGAAAAACAGTATGCATTGTTAGAGGACTTCTGTGGTGAATTGAGGAGAGCAAATCCTGGATCGACAGTGTTCGTTGAGacggatgaggatgaggatggGATTGTCAGATTCAAAAGGCTTTACATGTGCTTAGAGCCATTGAAGAGAGGATTTCTAAAGGGCTGTAGGCATTGGATTGGGTTGGATGGGTGCTTCTTAAAGGATACATATGGTGGACAACTACTTACAGCCGTGGGTATGGATGGGGATAATAAAATGTTTCCACTAGCTTTGTCAGTTGTTAGAGTGGAAAATTATGACAATTGGAGCTGGTTTTTGGGATTGCTTGTACAAGATTTGGAAATATCAGATTCCAGTAATTGGTGTGTCATGACTGACAAGCAAAAG GGACTAGTTCAGGCAGTTAGAGACAAAATGCCACAAGCTGAGCACAGGTGTTGTGTGCAACATCTATACACCAATTTCAAACAGATTCATAGAGGCCTGGCCTTAAAAGAAAGACTTTGGAAATGCGCAAAAGCTTCTTATGTTACCCACTGGAAAGTCGAAATGGAACAGTTGGGGCAAGAATCTGCAGCTGCGCATTCTTGGCTTGATGAAAAAGATCCCAAAACTTGGTGTAGAGCCCATTTTAGATGTGGATTGGATTGTGATATTTTGGTGAATAATATGTGTGAGTCCTTTAATGCAGTAATTTTAAAGGCCAGGTCACTACCAATCATATCCATGCTGCAAACCATTTATTTGTACCTGCTGAAGAGGATGGAGAGGAACAGGGAAGCAATGTCCAAGCACGAAG GTCTTCTTTGTCCAGCAATATTTGAGATATTGGAAAAGGCTAAGCAAGAGCAGTGTATGTGCATAGCGTCATATGCTGGGACAATGAAGTATCAGATAAGCTGTCCATTTGGGGAGCAGTATATTGTTGACATGGCTgccaaaacctgttcatgtagaaAGTGGCAATTAAGGGGAATACCATGTGGCCATGCTGTAGCTGCCATCAACAGGAGACATGAAGCACCAGAGAAGCATGTTTCCAACACCTACTTGAAGATCACGTATCTACAAAGTTATGAACCTGTACTTAATCCAATCAATGGTCCTAATTTGTGGGAGCACATAGACCTTCCAGCAATGAAGTCTCCGACTTATAGAAGATTTGCTAGAAGGccaaagaaaatgagaaaaaaggcTTCAGAAGAAGACAGACGGGACAGCTGTGTCAATCAAACTAAACCTCACAAGGTTAGCAAGGTTGGCACCATGATGAGCTGCAGCCGCTGCAAAAAATACGGACATAACAAAAGAGGATGTCCGGATAAAAATAAGCAAACCACTGAGGGGACAACTACAAGTTCAGCAAAGGAGAACAGTGATATTGGAGATACAGGCCCATCTATGCAGCCAAGTACTAACGAGGCTTGTCCAAGTGATGTGACCGTTGACATACTTGGAGTAAGTACGCAACAGAGTCACACAGGTCCATCTCAAAATTTGGATGCCAATCAGCCAAAACAAGGGGCACAAGAACCAGTgacaaagaaaggaagaaaatgctcATTTTGTCGTAAGCATGGTCACTCATAG